Below is a window of Bacteroidota bacterium DNA.
AGCAGTTGGGAAGTATACTTTGTAATCTTTTTTATTGACAATGATATTTCCATTGCCTTCGGTTAAATAAATTCTGGCAACAGCGGTTTTTCTTCTGCCTAATGCGTTTACAACTTCCATCATTATTTAATTGAATTTAATTTTATTTCTTTTGGTTTCTGAGCCTCATGCGGATGTTCTGATCCTGCATATACATATAAATTCCTAAAAATAGCATCTGCAAGCTTATTTTTTGGAAGCATACCTTTGATAGCTTTCTCGACAATAGCTGTGGGTTTTTTTGCCATCAATTCAAGTGGAGTGGTTGTTCTTTGTCCACCTGGATAGCCGGTATGTCTCACATATTCTTTATCTGTCCATTTTTTACCGCTTAGGGTAATTTTTTCAGCGTTGATAATAATAACATTATCTCCACAGTCGACATGGGGTGTAAAGTTTGCTTTGTATTTACCTCTTAACAATTTGGCAGCTTTTGAAGCTAATCGGCCAACCACTTCGTTTTCAGCGTTAATCAAAACCCATTCTTTAGTAACTGTAGCTTTGTTCGCACTTACTGTTTTATAACTTAATGTATCCATCAAAATATCTTTTCAATAAAATGTTCCTTGTTTAAAACGGGGTGCAAAAATAGAATTAAATTTTATATTTAACAAATTTGCTAACACTAATTTGTTGAAAAATTACATTCTTAAATAATTGCTCCTCATTTTGTGGGTGCAAAGGTAATTAATTTATTGGCAAATGGATATAATATGATAAAATTAAGATCGTTTTATTTGAAAGGAAGTAGAAATTCTTAATTTCGTGAAATTATGACAATATTTGTTGAGCACTTAGGGAAAAATTACGGAGAATTACAGGCTTTAAATAAACTGAATTTCAACATTGGAACCGGCGAAATTGTTGGGCTTTTAGGAGCCAATGGAGCAGGGAAATCAACTTTGCTCAAAATTTTAAGTTGTTTGATTAGTCCCGATTCAGGTAAGGTAAATATTTGTGGTTTTGATGTAGAAACCCAAGCTCTGGATGTAAAAAGAAATATTGGATATTTGCCAGAAAGCAATCCGCTATATCCCAATATGTTTATTAGGGAATATTTAGAATTTTCGGCTGGATTTTATCATTTGGGTAGACTTAAAAAAAGTCGAATAAACGAGATGATTGAAATAACGGGTTTGAAGGATCATCTAAGTAAAAGGATTGGGATACTTTCAAAGGGACTTAAGCAAAGGGTTGGTTTGTCGCAGGCATTATTGCATGATCCAAAGGTGTTGATTCTTGATGAGCCGACTTCCGGTTTAGATCCAAACCAAATAGTAGAAATCCGCAAACTTATTTTATCATTGGGAATAAACAAAACAATTCTATTCACATCACATATTATTCAGGAGGTTGAGGCTATATGTGAAAGGGTGATTATTTTGGATGAAGGTAAAATAATTGCAGATGGTCTAACTTCAAACCTTGCGTTGGGTAATGGAAAGAACAATATTGTTAACGTTCAGTTTAATGCCGATATTGATGAGGAAGATTTATTGGCAATTGGAAGGATCAAGCGAATCCAGCATCTTAAAAATTTCGAATGGCTCATTGAATGTGAAGAAAATGTTGATATAAGAAAAGATTTAATGGCATTCGCAATGAAGCATAACCTTATTATACTATCGCTTAATCAGGAATCTAATAAGCTGGAAAGAGTATTTCATGAATTAACAAGAAAGAAGTAATTTTTTTCAGAATCAACGATTATTTATATATTTGCAATGAGATTGTGGACAAATTTGATTGATTGCAACCACGGATAAAAAATGCTAAACCAATTAGTTTATCTCCCAACTCGCAATTTCACTATTTGATATTAATTAAATTTATAAAAGATGAATTATTTATTTACTTCAGAATCTGTTTCAGAAGGACATCCGGATAAAGTCGCTGATCAAATTTCTGATGCTTTATTAGATGAGATGCTTCGTTTTGACCCAGAATCAAAAGTAGCATGTGAAACACTTGTAACCACCGGACTAGTAGTCTGTAGTGGTGAGGTTAAAACTCGCGGATATGTGGATGTTCAGACCATTGTAAGAAGGGTAATTAAAGATATTGGATATACAGAAGCAGCTTATCGGTTTGATTATAATTCATGTGGGATTATTTCTGCAATACATGAGCAATCTCCTGACATCAACCAAGGTGTTGTTCGAACAAAAAAGGAGGATCAGGGAGCTGGTGATCAGGGAATGATGTTTGGCTATGCTACAACTGAGGTAGATAATTATATGCCATTACCCATCGAATTAGCGCACAGATTCCTGCAAGAATTAGCTGAGATACGCAGAGAAGGTAAGAGGATGAAATATCTCAGACCAGATTCAAAATCACAGATTACAATCGAATATAGTGAGTCGGGAAAACCATTGCGAATTGACACCATAGTGATCTCTACTCAACATGATGACTTTAACGAAGAAGTTGTCATGCTCGCTAAAATCAGAGAGGATGTCGAAAAAATATTAATTCCAAGGGTGAAAAATTCATTACCTAACAGGATTAAAAAATTGTTTAAAAATGATTTTAAGCTTTTTGTTAATCCAACAGGTAAGTTTGTAATTGGTGGCCCTCATGGTGATACAGGTTTAACCGGCCGAAAAATCATAGTTGATACCTACGGTGGCAGAGGGGCTCACGGAGGAGGTGCTTTTTCGGGTAAAGATGCTTCAAAAGTTGATCGATCAGCTGCTTATGCCGCACGTCATATGGCTAAGAATATGGTTGCTGCTGGAGTTGCTGATGAAGCGCTTATTCAAGTGGCATACGCTATTGGAGTTGCACAACCGGTTGGTTTGTTTGTGAATACCTACAATTCATCAAAATTAAAGAATAAAGATGGTAAAAGAATTAAGGATGGAGAGATCGCGAAAATACTAAGTGAAGTTTTTGATCTCAGACCTTATGCCATTGTGGAACGATTCGGATTAAAGAACCCTATTTTTGAAGCAACTGCCTCCTATGGTCATTTTGGTCGTGATCATTATGCTAAAGAAGTCGAGGTCTATTACGAAGATGAGCAAACTATAAAACGTGGTGATCTATTCTTTAAGCAAGTAGAATTTTTTGCTTGGGAGAAACTGGACTATGTCGATCGAATTAAGAAAGCATTCAATATCTAAATAAAAAAAGCTCCTTCATAACCGAGGGAGCTTTTTTAATGTTTTACTATTAGCTTTTTTGTGAACTTGATATCCGAGCCCACCACCAGTGAGTAGAAGTAAATCCCATCAATGAGTTCATCAACATTAATGGTTGCTTTTCCATGGCTCCCTTTAAGATAGGATTCCGCGACGATCGAGCCTAATAAAGTGCGAATAATTATTTTCGCTTCTAAAATATTCGTCGGTATGGTATAGTCGAAATATACCATTGATTCGGCAGGATTTGGATAGGCGTCAGAAAGAGCCAATTCTGAATTAACCCTAGCTGATTCATTAATTCCATTGGTAATATACTCGATAGTTATTGTTGTTGCTATGTGAGGGTTATTGACATCAAAGAATGAATATTTTATTAAGCTCGTCTCTTTACTGAAATTTGGATTATAAACAGTAGAAAAATCTTCAATTAACTGATTTGGTTCCAAATTTAATGAATAGGTTGGCGTTTCATTTTTTTCAATCTTTGAACCCCAATAAAAAGAATTATCACTTCCATCTGCGCTTTGTATTACTTCTTTGGTAACACTTAAAGAAATTTCCTTCAGACTTGAGTTTTTGATTCCAAATAAGGATCTGATCTGCATATCCGTAGGGTTGCCATAAACCTGAATAACAGAATTGTTCGGGATTTGAATGTTTTGCGAATTAAAAACTTGAATTTCCTGTCCGTATGAACCAAAAATAAATATACCCGAGAAGATTAGGAAGAGTAGGAGTTTTCTCATAGGCAGGTAATTTTTAAAACGTCATAAAGATAGTGAAAAAAACAGCCAAACCATATTATTTTAATATTTATTAACGTTTAAAATTAAAAAAGCCTGCAAGAATGCAGGCTTTTTTAATAGCTAAATAATTGCTTATTGCCATAGAATTAATATGATTGACATGACTAGTATCATAACAAACCTGTACATGGCAACGATCCAAAACAATTTCAATGGTCGTCGTGAAT
It encodes the following:
- a CDS encoding T9SS type A sorting domain-containing protein — translated: MRKLLLFLIFSGIFIFGSYGQEIQVFNSQNIQIPNNSVIQVYGNPTDMQIRSLFGIKNSSLKEISLSVTKEVIQSADGSDNSFYWGSKIEKNETPTYSLNLEPNQLIEDFSTVYNPNFSKETSLIKYSFFDVNNPHIATTITIEYITNGINESARVNSELALSDAYPNPAESMVYFDYTIPTNILEAKIIIRTLLGSIVAESYLKGSHGKATINVDELIDGIYFYSLVVGSDIKFTKKLIVKH
- the rplM gene encoding 50S ribosomal protein L13 produces the protein MDTLSYKTVSANKATVTKEWVLINAENEVVGRLASKAAKLLRGKYKANFTPHVDCGDNVIIINAEKITLSGKKWTDKEYVRHTGYPGGQRTTTPLELMAKKPTAIVEKAIKGMLPKNKLADAIFRNLYVYAGSEHPHEAQKPKEIKLNSIK
- a CDS encoding ATP-binding cassette domain-containing protein; translation: MTIFVEHLGKNYGELQALNKLNFNIGTGEIVGLLGANGAGKSTLLKILSCLISPDSGKVNICGFDVETQALDVKRNIGYLPESNPLYPNMFIREYLEFSAGFYHLGRLKKSRINEMIEITGLKDHLSKRIGILSKGLKQRVGLSQALLHDPKVLILDEPTSGLDPNQIVEIRKLILSLGINKTILFTSHIIQEVEAICERVIILDEGKIIADGLTSNLALGNGKNNIVNVQFNADIDEEDLLAIGRIKRIQHLKNFEWLIECEENVDIRKDLMAFAMKHNLIILSLNQESNKLERVFHELTRKK
- the metK gene encoding methionine adenosyltransferase, which produces MNYLFTSESVSEGHPDKVADQISDALLDEMLRFDPESKVACETLVTTGLVVCSGEVKTRGYVDVQTIVRRVIKDIGYTEAAYRFDYNSCGIISAIHEQSPDINQGVVRTKKEDQGAGDQGMMFGYATTEVDNYMPLPIELAHRFLQELAEIRREGKRMKYLRPDSKSQITIEYSESGKPLRIDTIVISTQHDDFNEEVVMLAKIREDVEKILIPRVKNSLPNRIKKLFKNDFKLFVNPTGKFVIGGPHGDTGLTGRKIIVDTYGGRGAHGGGAFSGKDASKVDRSAAYAARHMAKNMVAAGVADEALIQVAYAIGVAQPVGLFVNTYNSSKLKNKDGKRIKDGEIAKILSEVFDLRPYAIVERFGLKNPIFEATASYGHFGRDHYAKEVEVYYEDEQTIKRGDLFFKQVEFFAWEKLDYVDRIKKAFNI